The following are from one region of the Dermacentor albipictus isolate Rhodes 1998 colony chromosome 5, USDA_Dalb.pri_finalv2, whole genome shotgun sequence genome:
- the LOC135918611 gene encoding uncharacterized protein, which translates to MSRLLNIRPVHNILDTERLRTLYDEIQTGVRSLEALALCNLNRPPATGKSEEKTVLTETIVQSSLQVEGTKKRTRVLLQTAQAWVQGREKRAMVRLMIDGGSQRTFVKKEVSHKMGLRVMGEETLKIMTFGNDKPSSGMKCRRVELWLCSRHNERKIRVEALEIPQICCDIVPAPEASTVNYLEEQGLELADSTQDGAEIGLLLGSDYYWEVTTGGVRRLDSGLVVVETIFGWTLQGTTHTTESTSTYVSTVGVLRVAVIGEEDQNDTDDQLKSFWQLEHIGIVDEGEADVEDNQVLREFGENVSRDNCRYQVSLPWKENAGDLADNKATAFSRLRSLTTKVVSNKPPE; encoded by the exons ATGTCGAGGTTGCTCAACATCCGACCTGTCCATAACATCCTCGACACCGAGAGGTTGCGGACCCTTTATGATGAGATCCAGACGGGGGTTCGGAGCCTCGAGGCATTGG CCCTGTGTAACCTGAATCGACCACCAGCAACAGGAAAGTCGGAAGAGAAGACTGTACTCACTGAGACAATCGTACAGTCTTCGCTGCAAGTCGAAGGCACCAAGAAGAGAACCCGTGTCCTTCTGCAGACGGCTCAAGCGTGGGTTCAGGGTAGGGAGAAGCGAGCGATGGTCAGGCTGATGATTGACGGTGGAAGTCAGCGTACCTTTGTCAAGAAAGAGGTTTCACACAAGATGGGACTGCGTGTGATGGGAGAGGAAACcctgaaaataatgacatttggaAACGACAAGCCGTCTTCAGGAATGAAGTGCCGCCGAGTGGAGTTATGGCTGTGCAGTCGACACAACGAAAGAAAGATCCGCGTTGAGGCGCTCGAGATCCCACAAATCTGCTGCGACATCGTGCCAGCACCTGAAGCTTCCACCGTCAACTACCTCGAAGAGCAAGGCCTCGAACTCGCCGACAGTACGCAAGATGGAGCAGAGATAGGGCTGTTGCTGGGATCCGATTACTACTGGGAGGTCACAACCGGTGGTGTCAGGCGCCTGGACAGCGGTCTCGTAGTCGTGGAGACCATTTTTGGCTGGACCCTGCAGGGGACAACGCACACCACAGAATCAACATCAACGTACGTGTCCACTGTGGGAGTGTTGCGCGTGGCTGTCATCGGCGAGGAAGACCAAAACGACACTGATGATCAACTTAAATCGTTTTGGCAGCTCGAGCACATAGGAATTGTCGACGAAGGAGAGGCCGACGTGGAAGACAACCAAGTTTTGCGAGAATTTGGTGAGAACGTCTCCAGAGACAACTGCCGATATCAAGTTTCCCTTCCCTGGAAAGAGAATGCTGGCGATTTGGCAGACAACAAAGCCACGGCTTTCAGTAGGCTCAGGTCGTTGACGACCAAGGTTGTGAGCAACAAG